The stretch of DNA ATCCGTTCATTCGTCTGGTCGCTGAGACCGCCACCGAGGTCTATGGAAGACCGATGCAAGTTGTACCGATGGTCGGGGGCTCGGGTCCGAACCACGCCTTCCTCCATGAGCTGGATGTGCCGGTGGCCACCGCGGGCATGGGCTATCCCGACACCCGTGCGCACGCTCCCGACGAGAACATTCGAGTAGACCTCTACCTGCAGCACGCCCGGCACGTCGCCCGTCTGCTTCGGGCATTCGCCGACCAGCGCGGCTAAGCCTTCGCCGGGCGCCACCCCGAGCCGCCCGAGATTTCCTATTGCTATTTTTTTAGCACTAGTGCTAGTTTTCCAGCACTTCGGCGCCGCGGGAAAGAGAACCAGCGGGGCAGGCGAGAACGTATCGGAGAGCGCATGAAGCGAGGACAGCCCGAGCTGAGTCGCCGAGAGCGGCAGATCATGGACGTCCTGCACCGGCGCGGCTCGGCATCGGCCGCGGACGTGCGGCGCGAGATGCACGACCCGCCAACCTACTCGGCGGTGCGCGCGCTGCTGCGCGTGCTCGAGCAGAAGGGCCGCGTCACGCATACCGAAGTGGGACGAACCTATGTCTATCGCCCGACGACGTCGCCCTCCGCGGCGCGCCGCGCGGCGCTCGAGCACATGGTCTCGACGTTCTTCGGCGGATCGGCCGAGGAAGCGGCAGCCGCCCTGCTGGATCTTCCGGGCGATACGCTCGACACGGCGGCTCGGCGGCGCATCGCCCAGAAGATCGCCGCGGCGAAGCGGGAGGGACGATGATGACCGCCGAACTCAGTGGAATCGTTGTCGAGTCGTCACTGCGCGGCGGCCTGGTCCTGGCGCTC from Candidatus Eisenbacteria bacterium encodes:
- a CDS encoding BlaI/MecI/CopY family transcriptional regulator; the protein is MKRGQPELSRRERQIMDVLHRRGSASAADVRREMHDPPTYSAVRALLRVLEQKGRVTHTEVGRTYVYRPTTSPSAARRAALEHMVSTFFGGSAEEAAAALLDLPGDTLDTAARRRIAQKIAAAKREGR